A single genomic interval of Mucilaginibacter boryungensis harbors:
- a CDS encoding LiaI-LiaF-like domain-containing protein, translating into MRHDKIVPGAILITLGVIFLLRSFGVIHIHWINILHLWPIFLLIAGINLIFAHNRTVWASILKIGVVILGLCILLFGNFNDRYNFWPNRYYYHSDNNDRDDDDDDDSNSRGIVKMEGNSTFNEPFHADARIAKLNINGGGTVYSLSDTTSQLFQANTTEYGGQYEFSHSSIDSVYTLDFNMKKNTRFHWDKNKRNDVVFKLNAAPIWDMDISTGATKLNFDLTKFKIRNFKISGGAASFDVKLGQPLDNTDVNISTGAAEVRISVPKDAACRINSDSGLSSNSFIGFTKTNDGHYETPGFSAAKKKINIDLDGGISDFKVTRY; encoded by the coding sequence ATGAGACACGATAAAATTGTGCCGGGTGCGATATTGATCACACTTGGTGTTATATTCCTGCTGCGCAGCTTCGGTGTTATCCATATTCATTGGATAAACATTCTGCACCTTTGGCCTATATTTTTATTAATAGCAGGTATTAACCTGATATTTGCGCATAACCGTACGGTATGGGCCAGCATACTAAAAATAGGCGTGGTGATATTAGGCCTTTGCATATTGCTGTTTGGCAACTTTAACGACAGGTATAACTTTTGGCCTAACCGTTATTACTATCACAGTGATAACAACGACAGGGACGACGACGACGATGATGACAGCAATAGCAGGGGAATAGTTAAAATGGAAGGCAACAGCACCTTTAACGAACCTTTCCATGCCGATGCGCGCATTGCCAAACTAAACATTAATGGCGGCGGTACAGTTTACAGTTTAAGCGATACCACAAGCCAGTTGTTCCAGGCTAATACTACTGAATATGGCGGGCAATACGAGTTTTCGCACAGTTCAATCGATTCGGTTTATACGCTGGATTTCAATATGAAGAAAAATACTCGCTTTCATTGGGATAAAAACAAGCGAAACGACGTGGTATTTAAACTGAACGCAGCCCCTATCTGGGATATGGATATTTCAACAGGCGCTACAAAATTAAACTTCGACCTGACTAAATTTAAGATCCGTAACTTTAAAATAAGCGGTGGCGCAGCTTCATTTGATGTTAAACTTGGTCAGCCGCTGGATAACACCGATGTAAATATCTCTACCGGCGCAGCCGAAGTACGTATTAGCGTGCCTAAGGATGCGGCCTGCCGGATAAACAGCGATTCGGGCTTGTCTTCTAACAGCTTCATTGGTTTTACCAAAACCAACGACGGCCATTATGAAACCCCGGGCTTCAGCGCTGCCAAAAAGAAAATAAATATTGACCTTGACGGCGGGATATCCGACTTTAAAGTGACGAGGTACTAA
- a CDS encoding PspC domain-containing protein, translating to MDKKLYRDDIHKTIGGVCAGLAEYFSIDIAIVRLVFLLTLFLHGGGLPIYIILWIALPKKPLHIQTPFVDYTVPPAGTNQYNIPPVFNQPKQKSTGTIIAGTILLIIGMFFILDDFDIIPDWDLHHFWPVILIAIGIIVIFSGNKKQPWDNHDWSKPQEPLKDEPKKDNSTNDDITTI from the coding sequence ATGGACAAAAAATTATACCGGGACGACATACATAAAACCATAGGTGGTGTATGCGCCGGTTTAGCAGAGTATTTTAGTATTGATATAGCCATAGTGCGCCTGGTATTTTTACTTACCTTGTTTTTGCACGGCGGCGGGTTGCCTATTTATATCATCCTTTGGATAGCCTTACCTAAAAAGCCGCTACACATACAAACCCCTTTTGTTGATTATACCGTCCCGCCGGCCGGTACCAATCAGTACAACATTCCGCCGGTTTTTAACCAGCCTAAACAAAAATCAACCGGTACTATTATTGCCGGCACGATACTATTAATTATAGGCATGTTCTTTATTTTGGATGATTTTGATATCATCCCCGATTGGGATTTGCATCACTTTTGGCCGGTTATATTAATAGCCATAGGTATTATTGTCATATTTTCGGGCAATAAAAAACAACCCTGGGACAACCACGACTGGAGCAAACCCCAGGAGCCCCTAAAAGATGAGCCAAAGAAAGATAATTCAACCAACGACGACATTACAACCATATAA
- a CDS encoding SDR family oxidoreductase: MKNAIITGATRGMGRAIAIAFAKEGLNLAICARNADELEGFKQELLQINPDIKVSVKVANVSVKSDVLAFAAQAEQELGAISVIVNNAGIYVPTSILDDEDNTFDKLISTNLMPAYEFYRYFGKKLIAAQQGHIFTICSSASVNPVVAAGTYSVTKFALLGLNKVMRLELQQYGVKVTAVIPGSTLTSSWDGVEVDSDKLIMPDDIASSIINAYRLSPGANVEEIIIKPVFGQL; the protein is encoded by the coding sequence ATGAAAAACGCCATTATTACCGGCGCCACCCGCGGCATGGGCAGGGCCATAGCCATTGCTTTTGCAAAAGAAGGTTTAAACCTGGCCATATGCGCCCGCAATGCCGATGAACTGGAGGGCTTCAAACAGGAATTACTGCAAATAAACCCTGATATAAAAGTATCGGTTAAAGTTGCCAATGTGAGTGTGAAAAGCGATGTGCTGGCCTTTGCCGCCCAGGCCGAACAGGAGCTGGGCGCCATCAGCGTAATTGTAAATAATGCGGGAATCTATGTGCCTACCAGTATCCTTGACGATGAGGATAATACTTTTGATAAACTGATCAGCACCAACCTGATGCCGGCTTACGAGTTTTACCGTTATTTTGGCAAAAAGCTAATTGCTGCACAACAGGGGCATATTTTTACTATCTGTTCGTCGGCCTCGGTAAACCCGGTTGTAGCCGCCGGTACATATAGTGTAACAAAGTTTGCGTTGCTGGGTCTTAATAAGGTAATGAGGCTTGAACTACAGCAATATGGTGTTAAGGTTACCGCGGTTATCCCGGGGTCTACGCTCACATCATCGTGGGATGGGGTTGAGGTGGATAGCGACAAGCTTATAATGCCCGATGATATTGCATCGTCCATTATAAATGCTTACCGGCTAAGCCCGGGCGCCAACGTTGAAGAGATCATCATAAAACCTGTGTTCGGCCAGTTATAA